One window of Etheostoma spectabile isolate EspeVRDwgs_2016 chromosome 6, UIUC_Espe_1.0, whole genome shotgun sequence genomic DNA carries:
- the ica1 gene encoding islet cell autoantigen 1 has product MEGANFGYSQDYLDRFIQSQDSSVVNKFQQKYWKTKQTLIKVTGKKEDEHVVASDADLDGKLEVFHSIQRTCMELLKVIEQYQRRICFLSQEENELGRFLRSQGSQDKTRAGKIMQATGKALCFSSQQRLALRNPLCRLYQEVETFRYRAISDTWLTVNRMEQSRTEYRGALLWMKDVSQELDPDTHKQMEKFRKVQAQVRTTKTGFDKLKNDVCQKVDLLGASRCNLLSHVLTTYQTTLLHFWEKTSHTMAAIHESFKGCQHYEFSTLKTLQGPTGKLAKKKGKRKIKANGADGKLAENTDDPLISLANESTSDKTREGNGDHLSAYPELEGEEKDSMALLNEILGSMSVDEDDFSREWTDVFGDTEEGTSAASGRQTETQQKENSFFLPSQLLDQSTNNLHSSFSDWAGVISQPVAQATEPSSGASQNPSKPAVKEKAGMSKDLSAWFNLFADLDPLSNPDAVGKTDTEHELQNA; this is encoded by the exons ATGGAGGGGGCAAATTT TGGCTACTCCCAAGACTACCTTGACCGCTTTATCCAAAGTCAAGACTCATCTGTGGTGAACAAGTTCCAGCAGAAGTACTGGAAAACCAAACAGACGCTCATTAAGGTCACAGGGAAGAAAGAAGACGAACATGTGGTGGCGTCAGATGCAGATCTGGACGGCAAGCTGGAG GTCTTCCATTCCATCCAGAGAACATGCATGGAGCTGCTCAAGGTCATCGAGCAGTACCAGAGGAGGATCTGCT TTCTTTCCCAAGAGGAGAATGAGCTGGGTCGTTTCCTGCGCTCCCAGGGCTCGCAGGATAAAACCAGGGCTGGAAAGATAATGCAGGCCACTGGGAAAGCGCTCTGCTTCTCCTCCCAACAGAG ATTGGCTCTGAGGAACCCTCTGTGCCGTTTGTACCAGGAGGTCGAGACATTTCGCTATCGAGCGATCTCAGACACGTGGCTGACAGTGAATCGAATGGAGCAGTCCAGGACCGAATACCGTGGAGCGCTGCTTTGGATGAAGGACGTTTCTCAGGAGCTGGATCCAGATACTCATAAACAGATGGAGAAATTTCGCAAG GTTCAGGCCCAGGTGCGCACTACCAAAACAGGCTTTGACAAACTGAAGAATGATGTCTGCCAGAAGGTTGACCTGCTGGGAGCCAGTCGCTGCAACCTCCTCTCTCACGTGTTAACCACATACCAG ACAACACTTCTGCACTTCTGGGAGAAGACATCCCACACTATGGCGGCCATTCATGAGAGCTTCAAGGGCTGTCAGCATTATGAGTTCTCCACACTTAAG ACCTTACAAGGCCCCACTGGCAAGCTGGCTAAGAAGAAGGGAAAGAGGAAAATTAAAGCAAATGGCGCAGATGGAAAGTTAGCCGAGAACACAGACGACCC ACTCATCTCACTAGCAAATGAAAGCACCAGTGATAAGACCAGAgaag GGAATGGAGATCATCTCTCTGCCTATCCAGAGttagagggagaggagaaggacAGCATGGCCTTACTGAATGAGATCCTGGGCAGTATGTCTGTGGATGAGGACGACTTCTCTCGAGAGTGGACGGATGTGTTCGGAGACACCGAGGAGGGAACGAGCGCGGCATCAGGCAGACAAACGGAGACCCAGCAAAAGGAAAACTCCTTCTTTCTACCATCTCAGCTGTTGGACCAGAGCACAAATAATCTGCATTCTTCCTTCTCAG ATTGGGCCGGGGTCATTTCACAGCCTGTCGCCCAGGCAACAGAGCCCTCCTCTGGAGCCAGTCAGAACCCTTCTAAGCCAGCAGTGAAAG AGAAAGCAGGGATGTCCAAAGATCTCTCAGCGTGGTTCAACCTATTTGCCGACTTGGACCCCCTCTCCAATCCCGATGCGGTCGGCAAAACTGACACAGAGCACGAACTTCAAAACGCATAG